In Syntrophorhabdus sp., a genomic segment contains:
- a CDS encoding C40 family peptidase → MRDLRDFIGCPFRNHGRGEIDPETRRPLYDCYGLFMAIYKECYGITLPDYTISCFATEEIRAQFEKEVGRWEELREPETPCAVALAANTHFPGMVCHFGIYVGYGKFIHTLKKAGSIVSHVYDPVWKNKIKGYYRWKRSS, encoded by the coding sequence ATGAGGGATCTGCGTGACTTCATAGGCTGTCCCTTCCGCAACCACGGCCGCGGCGAGATCGATCCCGAGACCAGGAGGCCTCTCTACGATTGCTATGGTCTCTTCATGGCCATCTACAAGGAATGCTATGGCATCACCTTGCCGGATTATACAATCTCCTGCTTCGCAACCGAGGAGATCCGGGCACAGTTCGAGAAGGAAGTCGGCAGGTGGGAAGAGCTGCGGGAGCCTGAGACTCCCTGTGCAGTGGCTCTGGCTGCGAATACACATTTTCCCGGTATGGTCTGCCACTTCGGGATCTACGTGGGCTATGGGAAATTCATCCATACGCTGAAGAAGGCCGGATCCATCGTTTCCCATGTGTACGACCCAGTCTGGAAGAACAAGATCAAAGGATACTACCGGTGGAAAAGATCCTCCTGA